The following are encoded together in the Pedobacter sp. D749 genome:
- a CDS encoding phosphoribosylpyrophosphate synthetase has product MSDDNLKHLGEMTTLSEVMNHLSKEGYTFDFNTAVKSVDEQNALAQHPENFLIDKFYRFEGASDPEDESILYAISSTDGKIKGLLVDGYGISAEYPVEEIIKKIKTRTK; this is encoded by the coding sequence ATGAGCGACGACAATTTGAAACATTTAGGTGAGATGACCACATTAAGCGAGGTAATGAATCACTTATCCAAAGAAGGCTATACTTTCGATTTTAATACAGCTGTAAAATCCGTTGATGAACAAAATGCACTCGCGCAGCATCCGGAAAATTTTCTGATTGATAAATTTTACAGATTTGAGGGTGCCTCAGATCCTGAAGATGAATCTATCTTATACGCTATATCATCAACAGACGGAAAAATAAAAGGATTACTTGTGGATGGTTATGGTATCTCCGCTGAGTATCCGGTAGAAGAAATTATTAAAAAAATAAAAACCAGGACAAAGTAG
- a CDS encoding NAD(P)/FAD-dependent oxidoreductase, whose translation MDKLKLYGVPDSQEIYPIRDFLKRSVVDFDWFDLSHDGQGQGITSFDNPQKHPVIEFPDGKIIVNPSLEEIACNLGWITEPKYDEYDLSIYGAGPAGLSAAVYAASEGLKTILIEREAVGGQAGTSSLIENYLGFPEGISGANLAERARQQALKFGVEILLLKEGIKGTFYDNKIHVDFASGEKLVAKANICATGVEYARLNLPDEERFFHKGVYYGAGASEAFFCQDKDLYIIGGGNSAGQAATYFSGFAKRVFMVIRKGNLAETLSEYLIQRIASIKNIFVLYHSQVTALEGEDYLQRIKIANSEQGTESWHETSKLFICIGGKPNTEWASETAICRDRNGYLYTGNDVMALDQYKKCWELDRPPFHLETSVPGSFAAGDVRFNSVKRVASAVGEGAMAVTQVHQYLSKL comes from the coding sequence ATGGACAAACTTAAACTATACGGCGTTCCCGATTCTCAGGAAATTTATCCGATCAGGGATTTTTTAAAAAGAAGTGTTGTTGATTTCGACTGGTTTGACCTCTCGCATGACGGGCAGGGCCAGGGAATTACTTCTTTCGACAATCCACAAAAGCATCCGGTAATAGAATTTCCTGATGGAAAAATAATTGTTAATCCTTCTTTAGAAGAGATTGCCTGTAACCTGGGTTGGATTACGGAACCTAAGTATGATGAATATGATCTGTCCATATACGGTGCGGGTCCGGCGGGATTAAGTGCTGCAGTTTACGCTGCATCTGAAGGATTGAAAACCATTCTTATAGAAAGGGAAGCGGTAGGCGGACAAGCAGGTACCAGCTCTTTAATTGAGAATTATCTTGGCTTTCCGGAGGGTATATCGGGTGCAAATCTGGCTGAGCGGGCCAGGCAGCAGGCTTTAAAGTTTGGCGTGGAAATTTTACTGCTCAAAGAAGGGATTAAGGGCACTTTTTACGATAATAAGATTCATGTCGATTTTGCCTCTGGTGAAAAACTGGTCGCGAAGGCTAATATTTGTGCAACAGGAGTGGAATACGCAAGACTGAACCTGCCGGATGAAGAAAGGTTTTTTCATAAAGGCGTATACTACGGAGCCGGTGCCAGCGAAGCTTTTTTTTGCCAGGACAAGGATTTATACATCATAGGCGGGGGAAATTCAGCCGGCCAGGCCGCAACTTATTTTTCAGGATTTGCAAAACGCGTCTTTATGGTTATCAGAAAAGGAAATCTTGCCGAAACCTTGTCTGAATACCTCATTCAAAGAATTGCCAGTATCAAAAACATTTTTGTTTTGTATCATTCACAGGTTACTGCGCTGGAAGGCGAGGATTACCTGCAACGGATTAAAATAGCCAATAGCGAACAGGGAACGGAATCCTGGCATGAAACATCAAAACTGTTTATTTGTATAGGCGGAAAGCCCAACACAGAGTGGGCCTCGGAAACAGCCATTTGCAGGGACAGGAATGGATACCTGTATACCGGAAATGATGTGATGGCGCTGGATCAATATAAAAAATGCTGGGAACTTGATAGGCCTCCCTTTCACCTGGAGACCAGCGTGCCCGGATCTTTTGCTGCGGGAGACGTACGATTCAATTCAGTAAAGCGTGTAGCATCCGCCGTTGGAGAGGGTGCAATGGCCGTTACACAAGTACATCAATATCTATCAAAACTATAA
- a CDS encoding UBP-type zinc finger domain-containing protein — MENNQPCSHLSAIKELKLAKQPVCEECVKQGTDWVHLRTCQTCGITLCCDSSPKQHMSQHFKIKEHPVVISSEPGERWLYCYVDDQVAEY, encoded by the coding sequence ATGGAAAATAATCAACCATGCAGCCATTTATCGGCTATTAAAGAATTGAAGTTGGCGAAACAGCCTGTTTGTGAAGAATGCGTAAAGCAGGGCACAGATTGGGTTCATTTACGTACCTGCCAAACTTGCGGTATAACTTTGTGCTGCGATTCCTCTCCAAAACAACACATGTCTCAACACTTTAAAATCAAGGAGCATCCTGTAGTGATTTCTTCAGAGCCCGGGGAACGATGGTTGTACTGTTATGTTGATGATCAGGTTGCAGAATACTAA
- the galB gene encoding beta-galactosidase GalB has product MSTIKTSSYLSLSMLLLTVLFCGAVHGQVRTEYLLEKNWKFSKGDFPESKNPAFDDTKWETVSIPHDWAIKGPFDGNNDSQNVQIVQNGEKTASLKTGRTGGLPFVGKAWYRNTFVAPAFTKGKKAVILIDGAMSYPKVFLNGEAVGHWAYGYNAFSIDVTDKMKAGKNTLAISLENLPEASRWYPGAGLYRNVHVIITDEVSIPVWGTYITTPLINKDFARVKIKTQVSSLSGNYTALSLQTTIVNAKGETVASGTRALNEGDLNEFEQDLLVRNPELWSPEAPNLYSAVTKLYAGNTLKDEYSTTFGIRSIKYEAQKGFSLNGVYRKFKGVCNHHDLGPLGAAINVAALRRQLTLLKDMGCDAIRTSHNMPAPELVKLCDEMGFMLMVESFDEWKAPKVLNGYSHLFDEWAEKDIVNMIHANRNNPSVVMWSIGNEVPDQSTKEGGKIVKFLQDICHREDPTRPVTAGMDRIKDALDNNFASVLDIPGFNYKPLWYGNAYTRLPQGMILGSETASTVSSRGVYKFPVVPQKMKMYDDNQSSSYDLEYCNWSQIPDDEFVMQDSLKYVIGEFVWTGFDYLGEPTPYDEKWPSHSSYFGIIDLAGIPKDRFYLYRSKWNTEKPTLHIVPHWTFPGREGQVTPVFVYTSYPSAELFINKKSQGRQSKNKTTNTSRYRLMWNDVKYEPGEIKVVAYDGNGKPVAEQTVKTAGKPHHILLESDRKTLMANGKDLAYITASVVDANGTLCPDAENSLSFKVTGNGTYKVVANGDATSLELFHLPKMKAFKGKLVVTVQSTEQAGKLNLSVSSKGLKTAILPVQTQ; this is encoded by the coding sequence ATGAGTACAATCAAAACATCATCCTATCTGAGTTTATCCATGTTATTGTTAACTGTGCTATTTTGTGGAGCAGTACATGGTCAGGTCAGGACAGAATACCTGTTGGAAAAAAACTGGAAGTTTAGCAAAGGTGATTTTCCTGAATCTAAAAACCCGGCTTTTGATGATACAAAATGGGAAACGGTAAGTATACCTCATGATTGGGCAATAAAGGGTCCTTTTGATGGGAATAACGATAGCCAAAATGTACAGATTGTACAGAACGGTGAGAAAACGGCATCATTAAAAACAGGAAGAACAGGCGGCTTACCTTTTGTTGGCAAAGCCTGGTACCGTAATACTTTTGTTGCGCCTGCCTTTACTAAAGGTAAAAAAGCCGTTATCTTAATTGATGGAGCCATGAGCTATCCCAAAGTGTTCCTGAATGGAGAGGCTGTTGGCCACTGGGCCTACGGATACAATGCTTTCTCTATTGATGTAACCGACAAAATGAAAGCAGGCAAGAATACACTTGCCATCAGCCTTGAAAATTTACCTGAAGCCTCGCGCTGGTACCCAGGCGCTGGTTTGTACCGGAACGTGCATGTCATTATTACGGATGAGGTAAGTATCCCGGTTTGGGGCACCTATATTACTACACCTCTAATCAACAAAGATTTTGCACGGGTAAAGATAAAAACTCAGGTAAGTTCACTTAGTGGCAACTACACTGCTTTGAGCCTGCAAACAACTATTGTAAACGCCAAAGGCGAAACGGTAGCTTCGGGAACCAGGGCTTTGAATGAGGGCGATTTGAACGAGTTTGAGCAAGATTTATTGGTCAGAAATCCTGAGCTGTGGTCTCCTGAAGCACCAAACTTGTACTCTGCCGTAACAAAATTATATGCCGGGAACACTTTAAAAGACGAGTATAGCACTACTTTTGGAATCCGGTCTATAAAATACGAGGCGCAAAAAGGCTTCTCGTTAAACGGGGTTTACCGTAAGTTTAAGGGAGTTTGCAACCACCATGATCTTGGGCCACTTGGAGCCGCTATAAATGTTGCCGCCCTGCGCAGGCAACTTACATTATTGAAAGATATGGGTTGTGATGCCATCAGGACCTCGCACAATATGCCTGCACCAGAGCTGGTAAAATTATGCGATGAAATGGGATTTATGCTTATGGTCGAATCTTTTGATGAATGGAAGGCTCCTAAGGTTTTAAACGGCTACAGCCACCTTTTTGATGAGTGGGCCGAAAAAGATATCGTGAACATGATTCATGCCAACAGAAACAATCCTTCTGTGGTAATGTGGAGTATTGGAAACGAAGTGCCTGATCAATCTACCAAAGAAGGTGGTAAGATCGTAAAATTTTTGCAGGATATATGCCACCGCGAAGATCCAACCAGGCCGGTAACTGCTGGTATGGACAGGATCAAAGATGCCCTTGACAATAATTTTGCCTCCGTATTAGATATTCCCGGGTTTAATTATAAACCACTATGGTACGGAAATGCCTATACCCGCCTGCCACAAGGTATGATCCTGGGGTCAGAAACGGCTTCTACCGTGAGTTCAAGAGGTGTGTATAAGTTCCCTGTTGTGCCTCAGAAGATGAAAATGTATGATGACAATCAAAGTTCATCATACGATCTTGAATATTGTAACTGGTCTCAAATTCCGGATGATGAATTTGTGATGCAGGATTCACTCAAATATGTAATCGGCGAATTTGTTTGGACAGGTTTTGATTACCTGGGCGAACCAACGCCTTACGATGAAAAATGGCCGTCTCACAGTTCTTATTTTGGGATTATTGATTTGGCAGGCATTCCTAAAGATCGTTTTTACCTCTACCGGAGCAAATGGAATACCGAAAAACCCACCCTGCATATTGTTCCACACTGGACTTTCCCCGGTCGTGAAGGGCAGGTTACGCCCGTATTTGTGTACACCAGTTACCCATCAGCGGAGTTGTTTATTAACAAAAAAAGCCAGGGCAGGCAAAGTAAAAATAAAACCACCAATACCAGCAGGTACCGGTTGATGTGGAACGATGTAAAATACGAACCCGGAGAAATAAAGGTAGTTGCCTATGACGGGAATGGTAAACCTGTTGCCGAACAAACGGTTAAAACGGCAGGCAAACCTCACCATATCCTATTGGAATCCGATCGTAAAACCCTGATGGCTAACGGGAAGGATCTTGCTTACATTACAGCAAGCGTGGTAGATGCTAATGGTACCTTATGCCCTGATGCAGAGAATAGCCTGTCTTTTAAGGTTACCGGAAATGGAACCTATAAAGTGGTGGCCAATGGTGATGCGACCAGCCTGGAATTGTTTCACCTGCCTAAGATGAAGGCCTTTAAAGGCAAACTGGTTGTTACTGTTCAATCAACAGAACAGGCAGGGAAATTAAATCTGAGTGTTTCGTCTAAAGGTTTAAAAACTGCCATACTGCCGGTTCAAACGCAATAA
- a CDS encoding Crp/Fnr family transcriptional regulator, whose amino-acid sequence MSIIRTPPYLTPLFNYLQQYHPVSQEYMDAYIGSAYELTIKKTKFVLSPLHANECMYFIVKGLLRNFIRHGGKDITTRISFEDEFVCAISNPAKQEKYSAEYIQAMENCILIAIPYGLLNSLYDRFPETNIIGRKLMAIESFKASERANLARIPKASDRYEILMKNYPKIFNRMPLHYLASYLGMRNETLSRVRAVCALEKTFY is encoded by the coding sequence ATGTCCATCATACGAACCCCGCCATATCTCACTCCCCTTTTTAATTATTTGCAACAATATCATCCGGTATCACAAGAATATATGGATGCTTATATCGGATCAGCTTATGAGTTAACTATCAAAAAAACTAAGTTTGTACTATCACCTCTACATGCCAATGAATGTATGTATTTTATCGTTAAAGGCTTATTAAGGAACTTTATCAGGCATGGAGGAAAGGATATCACCACACGAATCAGTTTCGAGGATGAGTTTGTTTGTGCAATAAGCAATCCGGCTAAACAGGAAAAATATTCGGCAGAATATATTCAGGCAATGGAAAACTGTATCCTGATTGCCATTCCCTATGGGTTGCTCAACAGCCTTTACGATAGATTCCCTGAAACCAATATCATTGGACGGAAATTAATGGCAATAGAATCCTTCAAAGCATCAGAAAGGGCAAATCTGGCCAGAATCCCAAAAGCTTCAGACCGTTACGAAATATTGATGAAAAATTATCCGAAGATTTTTAACCGGATGCCTCTTCATTATCTCGCCAGCTATTTAGGAATGCGTAACGAAACATTGAGCAGAGTTAGGGCAGTCTGTGCACTTGAAAAAACATTTTATTAG
- a CDS encoding DUF4859 domain-containing protein: protein MKLAFFLLLLLPMLLFVGCKKEKPLEEVSTTALNGKDTLSIYIPNEYKEMDFNNKNSAWSYARSSQSEHFIVFWDLKYGSDNPGSQNVPEKYRVDIVDLLKKAETFYQINVNTLKFAEPGKSKLDKYKMLIFLYYQDEWRATGSGYDDTIGALWINPQAVQPVGSVLAHEIGHCFQYQVFCDQGGQTGFRYGFGGKPNNGFWEQTAQWQSFQSYPSEAFTSYNFGVYMDNAHRHINHEGQRYASYFIHYYWASKHGIDIIGRIWRGAIKPEDPIEAYMRLTGINVKQLNDEIYDAATKFATWDIPSIKTLGADFIGKQPYEFDKLTDGSFQVKYARCPGTTGYNLVPLKIPAAGTVLNAQFTGLANASGYNQVDASRAGWRYGYVALLNNGTRVYSNMFEGTNGNATFTMPADCSKLWFVVSGAPKTYTQHGWDDDNSNDDQWPYKVKFTNTTLLNDLSVNPGATPKDVTFSIPVKIPLDLTNYTRTTVNFDQDKLVQAFTLLPAKITEGLANKTIKFYGVESNGSLNAQTTANGYGHWFNASGNVINWGTDAKVFSELDGTKLSFDLGQFPQHVVKGDQFTISQALVYEYETNKKVTATFKFLITIE, encoded by the coding sequence ATGAAATTAGCATTCTTTTTATTACTGCTTTTACCTATGCTTCTCTTTGTTGGCTGCAAAAAAGAGAAACCGCTTGAAGAAGTTTCCACTACTGCTTTGAATGGGAAGGATACACTATCTATTTATATTCCAAATGAGTATAAAGAAATGGATTTTAACAATAAAAATAGTGCATGGAGTTATGCAAGAAGTAGTCAATCAGAACATTTTATCGTTTTTTGGGACCTCAAATATGGCAGTGACAATCCAGGTTCTCAAAATGTACCCGAAAAATATAGGGTAGACATCGTTGATTTACTTAAAAAAGCAGAAACTTTTTATCAGATCAACGTTAATACACTAAAGTTTGCAGAACCTGGGAAGTCGAAATTAGATAAATATAAGATGCTTATCTTTTTATATTATCAGGATGAGTGGCGCGCAACCGGGTCTGGTTATGATGATACCATCGGTGCTTTATGGATCAATCCGCAAGCAGTACAACCTGTGGGTTCTGTACTTGCGCATGAAATTGGCCACTGTTTTCAATATCAGGTTTTTTGCGATCAGGGCGGCCAAACTGGATTCAGATATGGTTTTGGCGGTAAACCTAATAATGGATTTTGGGAGCAAACGGCACAATGGCAATCATTTCAAAGTTATCCTTCCGAAGCATTTACCTCCTACAATTTCGGAGTTTATATGGATAATGCTCATCGCCATATCAACCACGAAGGGCAACGGTATGCCAGCTACTTTATCCACTATTACTGGGCCTCGAAACATGGTATTGATATCATTGGAAGAATCTGGCGGGGCGCAATAAAACCAGAAGATCCGATTGAGGCCTATATGCGTTTAACCGGCATTAATGTTAAACAGCTAAATGACGAAATTTACGATGCTGCAACCAAATTTGCAACCTGGGATATCCCAAGTATAAAAACCTTAGGGGCCGACTTTATCGGCAAGCAACCTTACGAGTTTGATAAGTTAACTGATGGAAGTTTTCAGGTAAAATATGCACGCTGCCCAGGTACCACCGGATATAATCTGGTGCCATTGAAAATACCAGCAGCAGGTACTGTTTTAAATGCCCAATTTACCGGTTTAGCAAATGCGTCAGGTTATAACCAGGTCGATGCATCCCGAGCGGGCTGGCGATATGGATATGTTGCATTGCTTAACAATGGTACAAGAGTGTACAGCAACATGTTCGAAGGTACAAACGGGAATGCAACCTTTACCATGCCGGCTGATTGCAGTAAACTCTGGTTTGTAGTGTCTGGTGCCCCAAAAACATATACACAACACGGATGGGATGATGATAATAGTAACGATGACCAATGGCCATACAAAGTTAAGTTTACCAATACGACCCTTTTAAATGACCTATCTGTGAATCCAGGGGCAACGCCAAAGGATGTTACCTTCTCTATTCCGGTTAAAATACCACTTGATTTAACTAACTACACCAGAACTACGGTAAACTTTGATCAGGATAAACTGGTTCAGGCTTTTACGCTTTTACCTGCTAAAATTACCGAAGGTTTAGCCAATAAAACCATAAAATTCTACGGGGTAGAAAGTAATGGTAGCTTGAATGCCCAAACAACAGCGAATGGTTACGGACATTGGTTTAATGCAAGCGGAAATGTAATTAATTGGGGTACTGATGCAAAAGTTTTTTCAGAACTGGATGGTACAAAGTTAAGTTTTGATCTGGGCCAATTTCCACAGCATGTAGTTAAAGGCGATCAATTTACAATCAGCCAGGCACTTGTTTATGAATATGAAACCAATAAAAAAGTTACCGCTACATTTAAGTTTTTAATTACCATTGAATAA
- a CDS encoding heavy metal-binding domain-containing protein has product MPELRQKAIMLGGNGIIATDVDYAEVGGAKAMVMVCMAGTAVKIKNQDTVFKGDSKKFVLINEILKKSRIFK; this is encoded by the coding sequence ATGCCCGAATTGCGGCAAAAAGCTATAATGTTAGGTGGTAACGGAATAATCGCAACCGATGTTGATTATGCCGAAGTTGGTGGTGCTAAAGCTATGGTTATGGTATGTATGGCTGGTACTGCTGTAAAAATAAAAAATCAAGATACGGTATTTAAAGGTGACTCAAAAAAGTTTGTACTAATTAATGAAATACTTAAAAAGAGTAGAATTTTTAAGTAA
- a CDS encoding carbamoyltransferase N-terminal domain-containing protein — translation MAYILGISAYYHDSAACLLKNGEVIAAAQEERFSRIKNDESFPAEAIKFCLKFASISLAELDHVVFYEKPFLKFERLLETYVNFAPQGLRSFLKSMPVWLKDKLFIKNNIARALNTIDPNWKKSRTILFADHHRSHAASAFYPSPFEQAVVLTVDGVGEWATTTVSLGHSAQLTLKKEINFPNSIGLLYSAFTYYLGFKVNSDEYKVMGLASYGTPVYKQLIYDHLTDIKADGSFLLNMDYFDYCTGLKMTNKKFDKLFGHPPRAKGEALLTFHKDIASSIQKVTEEIMIKLTQSLYREFAIDNLCIAGGVALNCIANSAVRQHSGFKQVWVQPAAGDAGGALGAAYSVFYEHLSGVRNVNPQADGMKQSLLGPSYTPNEVIKALSAYGLNYEEVENELYYLKIAEYLAEGKVIAYFKGRTEFGPRALGCRSILADPRNSEMKAILNAKIKFRESFRPFAPAILDEFADLYFGEGSKNRYMLFTENYSDHSNGHQASNAVLIPGAVHVDGTARVQIVNKIHHPDFHKVITAFYNLTGCPAVINTSLNVMNEPMASSPKDAICCFLNTEIDILAIEGLLIDKRDRTLAV, via the coding sequence ATGGCTTATATTTTAGGTATTTCTGCTTACTACCATGATAGCGCTGCATGTTTGTTGAAGAATGGAGAAGTTATTGCTGCTGCGCAGGAAGAGCGTTTCTCCAGGATTAAAAATGATGAGTCATTCCCTGCAGAAGCGATAAAGTTCTGCCTTAAATTTGCCAGCATCTCCCTGGCAGAGTTAGATCATGTTGTATTTTACGAAAAGCCATTTTTGAAATTTGAGCGTTTGCTCGAAACTTATGTCAATTTTGCCCCTCAAGGATTGAGGTCTTTCCTGAAGTCGATGCCGGTTTGGCTAAAGGATAAACTATTCATAAAAAACAATATAGCCAGGGCGCTTAATACTATAGATCCAAACTGGAAAAAATCGCGCACCATCCTATTTGCTGATCATCACCGTTCACATGCGGCCTCCGCTTTTTACCCAAGTCCATTTGAACAGGCTGTGGTATTAACTGTAGATGGTGTGGGCGAATGGGCCACAACAACTGTTTCATTAGGCCATTCGGCACAACTAACTTTAAAAAAGGAGATAAATTTCCCTAATTCCATCGGACTTTTATATTCTGCCTTCACCTATTATTTAGGCTTCAAAGTCAATTCTGACGAATATAAAGTAATGGGTTTAGCTTCGTACGGCACGCCGGTATATAAACAGCTGATTTATGATCATTTGACTGATATTAAAGCAGATGGATCTTTTCTCCTGAACATGGATTATTTTGATTACTGTACAGGATTGAAAATGACCAATAAAAAATTCGACAAGCTTTTTGGCCATCCACCCAGAGCGAAAGGCGAAGCGCTTTTGACCTTTCACAAAGATATTGCAAGCTCCATACAAAAAGTGACTGAAGAGATCATGATTAAACTGACCCAAAGTCTTTACAGGGAATTTGCAATAGATAATCTCTGTATTGCAGGAGGAGTTGCGCTGAACTGCATAGCGAATTCAGCTGTCAGGCAACATTCTGGTTTCAAACAGGTTTGGGTACAACCTGCAGCAGGAGATGCTGGTGGCGCATTGGGTGCCGCTTACAGCGTATTTTACGAGCATTTATCTGGAGTTAGGAATGTTAATCCGCAGGCTGATGGGATGAAACAATCACTTTTAGGACCAAGCTATACCCCAAATGAAGTAATCAAAGCACTTTCTGCCTATGGCCTGAATTATGAAGAAGTTGAAAATGAACTTTATTATCTTAAAATAGCGGAGTACCTGGCCGAAGGCAAAGTAATCGCATATTTTAAAGGAAGAACAGAGTTTGGGCCAAGAGCACTAGGTTGCCGCAGCATTCTCGCAGACCCCAGAAACAGTGAGATGAAAGCAATACTTAATGCAAAAATTAAGTTTAGAGAGTCCTTCCGTCCGTTTGCCCCGGCTATTTTGGATGAATTCGCAGATTTATATTTTGGTGAAGGCTCAAAAAACCGATATATGCTATTTACAGAAAATTATTCAGACCATAGCAATGGCCATCAGGCATCCAATGCAGTTTTAATTCCGGGAGCGGTACACGTTGATGGAACAGCCCGGGTTCAGATCGTGAACAAAATACATCATCCTGATTTTCATAAGGTAATCACCGCTTTTTACAACCTTACGGGTTGCCCAGCAGTAATTAATACCTCCTTAAATGTAATGAACGAACCCATGGCCTCCAGTCCGAAAGATGCTATATGTTGCTTTTTAAATACAGAAATTGATATTCTCGCTATCGAAGGTTTACTTATCGATAAAAGAGACCGGACTCTGGCGGTTTGA
- a CDS encoding DUF5989 family protein codes for MNTLVEFFHFLTQRKKYWLWPLFIILITLGLVLVAAHGSVLAPFIYSLF; via the coding sequence ATGAATACACTGGTCGAATTTTTCCATTTCTTAACCCAGCGCAAAAAATACTGGTTGTGGCCCTTATTTATCATCCTGATTACCCTGGGTTTAGTACTGGTAGCAGCGCACGGCTCGGTATTGGCCCCATTTATTTATAGTTTATTCTAA
- a CDS encoding SxtJ family membrane protein: MSNKKLENKKFGFILGATMILLCLIFWKGTYLQQIMLLLSAGLIIMAVFIPHYLEPIRTIWIKVGNFLGMVNGTILLTLVFIFVLTPIALLIRLFKKQSLETTKNKQLVSYWEDVSGRAMGSLNQQF; encoded by the coding sequence ATGAGCAACAAAAAATTAGAAAACAAGAAATTCGGATTTATTTTAGGCGCCACAATGATTTTGCTTTGCCTTATTTTTTGGAAGGGAACCTACCTTCAGCAAATAATGCTTTTGCTATCAGCGGGCTTAATCATAATGGCCGTTTTTATTCCGCATTACCTCGAACCAATTAGAACAATATGGATAAAAGTTGGTAATTTTCTGGGAATGGTTAATGGTACAATTTTGTTAACCCTGGTATTTATCTTCGTCCTAACCCCTATTGCCCTTTTAATACGCCTGTTTAAAAAGCAGAGCTTAGAAACAACAAAAAATAAGCAGTTGGTTTCTTATTGGGAAGATGTGTCGGGCAGGGCGATGGGCTCACTTAATCAACAGTTCTAA